In Microbacterium sp. 1.5R, the following are encoded in one genomic region:
- the rplA gene encoding 50S ribosomal protein L1 — protein sequence MATKSKAYKAAAEKIEADRFYTPTEAVALAKETGSSKFDSTVEVALKLAVDPRKADQMVRGTVILPHGTGKTARVIVFATGPAAEAAIAAGADEVGGAELIEKVAAGWTAFDAAVSTPELMGQVGRLGKVLGPRGLMPNPKTGTVTPNTAKAVEEIKGGKIEFRVDKHANVHFVVGKSSFSAEQLDENIGAALEEIVRLKPSSSKGRYIQKGAVSTTFGPGIPLDVNAI from the coding sequence ATGGCTACGAAGTCCAAGGCTTACAAGGCTGCCGCCGAGAAGATCGAGGCAGACCGTTTCTACACTCCCACCGAGGCAGTCGCCCTCGCCAAGGAGACCGGCTCGTCGAAGTTCGACTCGACCGTCGAGGTCGCGCTGAAGCTCGCCGTCGACCCCCGCAAGGCAGACCAGATGGTGCGCGGCACCGTCATCCTGCCCCACGGCACCGGTAAGACCGCCCGCGTCATCGTCTTCGCCACCGGCCCCGCGGCCGAGGCAGCGATCGCCGCAGGTGCAGATGAGGTCGGCGGCGCCGAGCTCATCGAGAAGGTCGCCGCAGGCTGGACCGCGTTCGACGCGGCCGTCTCGACCCCGGAGCTCATGGGCCAGGTCGGTCGTCTCGGAAAGGTCCTGGGTCCGCGTGGACTCATGCCGAACCCGAAGACCGGCACCGTGACCCCCAACACGGCCAAGGCCGTCGAGGAGATCAAGGGCGGAAAGATCGAGTTCCGCGTCGACAAGCACGCCAACGTGCACTTCGTCGTGGGCAAGTCGTCGTTCTCGGCCGAGCAGCTCGACGAGAACATCGGCGCAGCGCTCGAGGAGATCGTCCGCCTCAAGCCGTCGAGCTCGAAGGGCCGTTACATCCAGAAGGGCGCCGTGTCGACCACGTTCGGCCCCGGCATCCCGCTGGACGTCAACGCCATCTGA
- the rplK gene encoding 50S ribosomal protein L11, producing MAPKKKVTGLIKLQINAGAANPAPPIGPALGQHGVNIMEFCKAYNAATESQRGNVIPVEITVYEDRSFTFILKTPPAAELIKKAAGVPKGSSTPHTVKVAKITKDQVRQIAETKQADLNANDIEAASKIIAGTARSMGITVEG from the coding sequence ATGGCACCGAAGAAGAAGGTGACCGGCCTGATCAAGCTTCAGATCAACGCCGGTGCAGCCAACCCGGCGCCGCCGATCGGCCCCGCGCTCGGTCAGCATGGCGTCAACATCATGGAGTTCTGCAAGGCGTACAACGCCGCGACCGAGTCGCAGCGCGGCAACGTCATCCCCGTCGAGATCACCGTCTACGAGGACCGCAGCTTCACGTTCATCCTGAAGACCCCGCCGGCCGCGGAGCTCATCAAGAAGGCCGCCGGCGTGCCCAAGGGCTCGTCGACGCCGCACACGGTCAAGGTGGCGAAGATCACCAAGGACCAGGTCCGTCAGATCGCCGAGACCAAGCAGGCCGACCTGAACGCGAACGACATCGAGGCTGCCTCGAAGATCATCGCCGGCACCGCCCGTTCCATGGGCATCACGGTCGAGGGCTGA